The Nitrospira sp. genome has a window encoding:
- a CDS encoding pyridoxamine 5'-phosphate oxidase family protein: MSSSRQHNSGPDSDGPEVPEPSHAERAKTLVWLQQTGSLSTLSRKQPGWPFGSVMPYGLDAQGQPVFLISTMAMHTQNLLGDPRASLLVTPPESRVDPLGVARVTVMGSVTKVPKEESAEVRACYLNRHANASYWVDYQDFGFFRMAITEMYFVGGFGSMGWVTPADYVAASVDPLADEASNLIRELNTQQAETLLVLARTLGHVEAKQATVTALDRLGFHLRFTTPDRMQGGRVAFPAPVRNELEVRASLAGLADQVKAGLPILHSL; this comes from the coding sequence ATGTCCTCATCACGACAACATAACAGCGGGCCGGATTCAGATGGTCCTGAGGTTCCGGAGCCTTCCCATGCTGAGAGAGCCAAGACGCTGGTGTGGTTGCAGCAAACAGGCAGTCTCTCGACGCTCTCACGTAAGCAGCCAGGCTGGCCATTCGGGTCGGTGATGCCGTACGGGTTGGATGCCCAAGGGCAACCGGTCTTCCTGATCAGCACAATGGCGATGCATACGCAAAACCTCCTGGGTGATCCACGTGCCAGCTTACTGGTGACTCCACCTGAGAGTAGAGTTGACCCACTTGGGGTGGCCAGGGTGACGGTGATGGGCTCCGTGACCAAGGTGCCGAAAGAGGAGAGCGCCGAGGTTCGCGCCTGCTATCTGAATCGTCATGCCAACGCCTCCTACTGGGTGGACTACCAAGATTTTGGGTTTTTCCGCATGGCTATCACGGAGATGTACTTTGTGGGAGGATTTGGGTCGATGGGCTGGGTGACACCGGCTGACTATGTCGCGGCATCTGTGGACCCTCTTGCGGACGAAGCCTCGAACCTAATTCGCGAGCTCAATACCCAGCAAGCGGAGACGTTGTTGGTGCTGGCACGTACGTTAGGCCATGTGGAGGCGAAGCAGGCGACGGTGACCGCATTAGATCGTCTCGGGTTTCATCTTCGGTTCACCACTCCTGACCGGATGCAAGGAGGGCGGGTGGCGTTTCCCGCACCAGTGCGCAACGAATTAGAAGTGAGAGCGAGCCTTGCTGGTTTGGCTGATCAGGTGAAGGCCGGACTCCCAATCCTGCATTCACTATAA
- a CDS encoding FAD-dependent oxidoreductase — protein MQETISVQCCIAGGGPAGMMLGLLMARAGVSVLVLEKHADFLRDFRGDTLHPSTLEIMHELGMLERFLLLPHQKVSRINARFGDLEFTVADFSHLPTRCRYVAFMPQWDFLNFLVEEGNRHPTFQVRMSTEVTDLIEHEGSFVGLRAETPNGPLDVRAALVVGADGRHSIVRTCAGLSVEEFGAPMDVLWFRLSRKPSDPVDPMGRFDAGRLFIMLNRGDYWQCGFVIAKGSLGEIRAQGLPLFRESVAKLAPFAADHIHELQDWELVKLLTVQVDRLRQWYKPGLICIGDAAHAMSPVGGVGINLAIQDAVATANLLWQPLRDGRVTEADLAKVQARRAWPTEVTQRIQLIVQNRVISRVLTRDSPLVPPFALRLLARFPFLRRIPARMIGLGVRGLNCVADRQSADSDNRRRLVEILPGQSSASSARYEWHRHPPVLHPAAAFIDNITKALVSSPT, from the coding sequence ATGCAGGAAACCATCTCAGTCCAGTGTTGCATTGCTGGTGGAGGACCAGCCGGGATGATGCTTGGCCTGTTGATGGCCCGGGCCGGTGTCTCGGTGCTCGTGCTCGAGAAACATGCCGATTTTCTGCGTGATTTTCGTGGCGACACCTTGCATCCCTCGACATTGGAGATCATGCACGAGCTGGGAATGCTCGAACGATTCCTTCTCTTGCCTCACCAAAAAGTATCTCGGATCAATGCACGGTTTGGGGATCTGGAGTTTACGGTGGCAGACTTCTCTCATCTGCCGACCCGATGCCGTTACGTCGCCTTCATGCCGCAGTGGGACTTCCTCAACTTTCTCGTCGAAGAAGGAAACCGGCACCCCACTTTTCAGGTGCGTATGAGTACGGAGGTGACGGACTTGATCGAGCATGAAGGCTCCTTCGTCGGGCTTCGTGCCGAAACACCAAATGGGCCGCTGGATGTTCGGGCTGCACTCGTCGTGGGGGCCGACGGTCGTCACTCAATCGTTCGCACGTGTGCGGGACTCTCGGTTGAAGAATTCGGTGCTCCGATGGACGTGCTCTGGTTCCGATTGTCACGCAAGCCCAGCGATCCAGTCGATCCGATGGGACGGTTCGATGCCGGTCGACTTTTTATCATGCTGAACCGAGGGGATTACTGGCAATGCGGCTTCGTCATTGCCAAAGGGTCGCTTGGTGAGATTCGAGCACAAGGCCTCCCGCTGTTCCGCGAGAGCGTTGCGAAGCTGGCCCCATTTGCCGCAGACCACATTCACGAGCTACAAGATTGGGAACTGGTCAAACTGCTGACTGTCCAAGTCGATCGGCTGCGTCAATGGTACAAACCAGGACTGATCTGCATTGGGGACGCGGCCCACGCCATGTCGCCGGTTGGGGGCGTGGGCATCAACTTGGCGATTCAGGACGCGGTGGCAACAGCCAATCTGTTATGGCAACCGTTGCGCGACGGGCGAGTAACCGAAGCGGATCTGGCCAAAGTGCAAGCGCGACGCGCCTGGCCGACCGAAGTGACGCAACGGATCCAACTCATCGTCCAAAATCGTGTCATTAGCCGAGTGCTCACTCGCGACAGTCCGCTGGTACCTCCCTTTGCCCTACGACTGCTGGCGCGCTTTCCGTTTCTTCGCCGTATCCCTGCCAGAATGATCGGGCTGGGAGTCCGCGGCCTGAACTGTGTTGCAGATCGCCAGTCCGCTGATTCCGACAACCGACGTCGTCTCGTCGAGATTCTTCCAGGCCAGAGCTCGGCATCTAGCGCTCGATATGAATGGCACAGACATCCACCGGTGCTGCACCCGGCTGCCGCATTCATTGACAACATCACTAAGGCGCTAGTATCCTCTCCAACGTGA
- a CDS encoding alpha/beta fold hydrolase translates to MKAQPFELIGADGQHLKGDRAEGTSRHILFITGFLSKRWGNKSKALAEWCEEKGWGFCCYDVRGFGDSEGQFTDYTLSDWIADARGVLEPMKSGPPVTIVGNSLGSWIAWLIAQEFPNVEELVLVAPAFNMMGERAKTISKDRLHDWHTAGWMPWDDDPLHKDWLLSWKWVEESEAYWAKSFDIVRQVKTTILHGQDDGVISPEGSKQFANELLRRFPSYPLDLRLIPGDHRLSSPEHLALFRRIVVREA, encoded by the coding sequence ATGAAAGCGCAACCATTCGAGCTTATTGGCGCAGATGGACAACACCTCAAAGGTGATCGAGCTGAGGGAACATCGCGGCACATCCTCTTCATCACCGGGTTTCTGTCTAAGCGATGGGGCAACAAGAGCAAGGCCTTGGCGGAATGGTGTGAGGAAAAGGGATGGGGGTTCTGTTGTTACGACGTGCGTGGCTTCGGCGACTCGGAGGGACAGTTCACGGACTATACCCTCTCTGATTGGATCGCCGATGCCAGGGGCGTTCTGGAACCCATGAAATCTGGGCCGCCCGTGACCATTGTCGGCAACTCCCTCGGTAGTTGGATCGCTTGGCTGATAGCGCAGGAGTTCCCGAACGTGGAAGAGCTTGTGCTGGTTGCACCGGCGTTCAACATGATGGGCGAGCGGGCCAAGACCATTTCCAAGGACCGACTCCACGATTGGCATACCGCCGGATGGATGCCATGGGACGATGATCCGTTGCACAAGGATTGGCTGTTGTCGTGGAAATGGGTCGAGGAAAGCGAAGCCTATTGGGCCAAGAGCTTTGACATTGTCCGTCAGGTGAAGACGACGATTCTCCACGGGCAAGACGATGGTGTGATTTCACCGGAAGGTAGCAAACAATTCGCCAATGAACTGTTGCGACGGTTCCCGTCCTATCCGCTCGATCTACGGCTCATTCCTGGTGACCATCGGTTGAGCAGTCCCGAACACCTTGCGTTGTTCCGTCGCATAGTCGTGAGGGAGGCCTGA
- a CDS encoding YdiU family protein, with product MPQRSLEMLTFDNTYARLPQTFYAKLNPTPFAAPPYLVHTNSVAAELIDLDPEQFERPEFAGVFGGKALAPGMDPLAMLYSGHQFGVYVPQLGDGRAILLGEATNVRGERWDLHLKGAGLTPFSRDGDGRAVLRSTIREYLCCAAMQGLGIPTTQALCLVGSDEKVYREQPETGAMLVRMAPSHVRFGTFEVFYYRKQHEHLKTLADYVIAQHFPHLRDADAQYARFFTEVVERTAKLIAQWQAVGWAHGVMNTDNMSILGLTLDYGPYGFLDDYDAGFICNHSDHNGRYAFDQQPYIGLWNLSCLAQALLPLAEKEALKAGLDAYTPQFEREYLARMRKKFGLVEEKSEDEALIRDFLALLQGNQSDYTIVFRELGAFSSVEGASNENLRDHFLDRARFNEWGMRYRNRLTCEDSRDDERHSRMDRVNPKYVLRNYLAHTAIEKAQQKDFSEIDRLFTLLQDPFTDQPGMEAYALPPPNWGKHLAVSCSS from the coding sequence ATGCCGCAACGCAGCTTGGAAATGCTGACCTTCGACAATACCTATGCTCGTCTTCCTCAGACGTTTTATGCGAAACTGAATCCCACGCCGTTCGCGGCTCCACCCTATCTGGTCCATACCAATTCGGTAGCCGCCGAGTTGATTGATCTGGACCCGGAGCAATTTGAGCGACCGGAATTCGCGGGTGTCTTCGGCGGCAAGGCCTTGGCTCCCGGCATGGATCCTCTCGCGATGCTCTATTCCGGCCATCAATTCGGCGTCTATGTGCCACAGCTTGGTGATGGGCGGGCGATTCTCCTCGGCGAAGCGACGAACGTTCGAGGTGAGCGGTGGGATTTGCATCTGAAGGGAGCGGGGCTGACTCCCTTCTCACGGGACGGAGACGGCCGGGCGGTGTTGCGGTCGACGATCCGTGAGTATCTCTGCTGTGCCGCGATGCAGGGTCTCGGGATTCCTACGACACAGGCACTCTGTCTGGTCGGGAGCGATGAGAAGGTGTACCGGGAGCAACCAGAAACCGGTGCGATGCTGGTCCGCATGGCGCCCTCGCATGTTCGCTTTGGGACGTTCGAGGTCTTTTATTATCGAAAGCAGCATGAGCATCTCAAAACCTTGGCCGACTACGTGATCGCGCAACATTTCCCTCATCTCCGCGATGCCGACGCGCAATATGCCCGGTTCTTTACCGAAGTCGTCGAGCGCACAGCCAAGTTAATCGCCCAATGGCAGGCAGTCGGATGGGCGCACGGGGTCATGAATACGGACAACATGTCGATCCTTGGGCTTACGCTGGATTATGGACCCTATGGGTTTCTGGATGACTATGACGCGGGTTTCATCTGCAATCACTCCGACCACAACGGCCGCTATGCCTTCGATCAGCAACCCTACATCGGGCTGTGGAACTTGAGCTGTCTGGCTCAAGCCCTGTTGCCCTTGGCGGAAAAGGAGGCGCTGAAGGCAGGCCTTGATGCCTATACCCCGCAATTTGAACGGGAGTATCTCGCGCGTATGCGAAAGAAATTTGGCCTGGTGGAAGAGAAGTCGGAGGATGAAGCACTCATTCGCGACTTTCTGGCCTTGCTCCAAGGCAACCAGTCGGATTACACGATCGTCTTTCGAGAACTCGGCGCCTTTTCGTCGGTCGAAGGGGCGTCGAACGAGAACCTGCGCGATCACTTTCTCGATAGAGCCCGGTTTAACGAATGGGGGATGCGCTATCGTAATCGGCTTACGTGCGAAGACAGCCGTGACGACGAACGGCACAGCCGTATGGATCGCGTGAACCCAAAGTATGTGCTGCGGAATTATCTGGCTCACACGGCGATTGAAAAGGCGCAACAGAAAGATTTCTCCGAAATCGACCGGCTCTTCACGCTACTCCAAGACCCGTTCACCGATCAGCCTGGCATGGAAGCCTACGCCCTGCCTCCACCGAACTGGGGCAAGCACCTGGCTGTCAGCTGTTCATCATGA
- a CDS encoding Na(+)-translocating NADH-quinone reductase subunit A has protein sequence MIIRIKKGLDLPITGKPEQRVHVAKPIRHVGAFGVDHIDLKPAMLVAEGDKVKLGQALFEHKKLPGVRITAPGAGVVKAIHRGAQRLLQSVVIRLDETEDEETFAAYPADQLSSLTDTQVVANLLASGLWVALRTRPYSRIPDPTTRPAAIFVTAMDTNPLAADPVPIMAAEAESFGHGLTVLSRLGRMPIWVCTSPGADLPLPQGVDHIRQASFEGPHPAGLPGTHIHFLEPVDGSTVVWHLNYQEVIAIGKLFTSGRLWTRRIVALGGPQVTQPRLLQTRLGACLEELVEDELHAGESRIISGSILSGRHAADWSSYLGRHHLQISVIPEGVERTFMGWFAPGRRMFSQSNVMLSSLFRYRREEFGLNTGLNGSLRAMVPFGNFEDVMPLDILPTQLLRYLMVGDTDMAQKLGCMELDEEDLALCSFVCVGKNDYGPVLRNVLSQIEREG, from the coding sequence ATGATTATTAGGATTAAGAAGGGACTGGATTTGCCGATCACCGGGAAACCGGAGCAGCGTGTCCATGTCGCGAAACCTATCCGCCACGTGGGTGCGTTCGGCGTGGACCATATCGATCTCAAACCGGCCATGCTGGTCGCCGAAGGCGACAAGGTGAAGCTCGGCCAAGCGCTGTTCGAGCACAAGAAGTTACCCGGCGTACGCATCACGGCTCCGGGTGCCGGGGTGGTCAAGGCGATCCATCGTGGAGCGCAACGCCTGCTCCAATCAGTCGTGATCCGGCTCGACGAAACGGAAGACGAGGAGACATTTGCGGCCTACCCTGCCGACCAACTGTCTAGCTTGACGGATACGCAGGTGGTAGCCAATCTTCTGGCATCAGGTCTGTGGGTGGCCTTACGCACGCGTCCCTATAGCAGGATCCCCGACCCAACCACCCGTCCGGCTGCCATCTTCGTGACGGCGATGGACACCAACCCGCTGGCCGCCGATCCTGTTCCGATTATGGCGGCAGAGGCTGAGTCCTTCGGCCATGGCCTGACAGTGCTCTCGCGCCTTGGCAGGATGCCGATTTGGGTGTGCACGTCACCCGGAGCCGACCTACCGTTGCCACAGGGGGTAGACCACATACGCCAGGCGAGTTTCGAAGGCCCCCACCCAGCCGGTCTGCCGGGGACGCATATTCATTTTCTAGAACCGGTCGACGGCAGTACGGTTGTGTGGCACCTGAACTACCAAGAGGTGATCGCGATCGGCAAGCTCTTTACCAGCGGCCGGTTATGGACCAGGCGCATCGTCGCACTCGGTGGGCCACAAGTCACACAGCCACGACTGTTACAGACCAGGCTGGGCGCCTGTCTCGAGGAGTTGGTCGAGGACGAGCTTCACGCCGGTGAGAGCCGCATCATCTCCGGCTCGATCTTGTCGGGACGCCATGCAGCCGACTGGTCGTCCTATCTGGGGCGCCATCACCTTCAGATATCCGTGATTCCGGAAGGGGTGGAACGAACGTTCATGGGCTGGTTTGCACCGGGGCGGAGAATGTTTTCCCAGAGCAACGTCATGCTATCGAGTCTCTTCCGTTACCGCAGGGAGGAGTTTGGGTTGAACACCGGGCTGAATGGAAGTTTGCGCGCGATGGTGCCATTCGGTAACTTTGAGGATGTCATGCCTCTGGACATCCTGCCAACGCAGCTCCTGCGCTACCTGATGGTGGGTGATACCGACATGGCGCAAAAACTGGGCTGCATGGAATTGGACGAGGAAGACCTCGCATTATGCTCCTTCGTGTGCGTGGGCAAGAACGACTACGGCCCGGTGCTGCGGAACGTACTGAGCCAGATTGAGAGAGAAGGCTAA
- a CDS encoding NADH:ubiquinone reductase (Na(+)-transporting) subunit B — MKRYLDRLRPLFAKGGRYEKYYPIFEMVDVFLYSTPETTHNAPHVRDGIDLKRLMMYVVVALIPCILWSWFNTGYQANLALATMGVAKVGWRYDLLTALNLGSDASSILDNTVHGFLYFLPIYLTTLLVGGIWEVVFSTVRRKEINEGFLVTSMLFTLTLPPDMPLWMVAIGISFGVVLGKEIFGGTGKNFLNPALTARAFLFFAYPAEISGDRVWVAVDGYSGATALSLGKVGGVEGITSGGMSWWNAFIGLMPGSMGETSTLACLLGAAFLIYTRVGSWRIIFGGFLGMVGASLLFNLVGSDTNPMVAMPWYWHLVLGGFAFGMVFMATDPVSAAMTSTGRWVFGLLIGAMTVLIRVANPAFPEGVMLTILFANVFAPLIDYSVIQLNIRRRLRRHVRA, encoded by the coding sequence ATGAAACGCTATCTTGATCGTCTCAGACCCCTGTTTGCCAAGGGCGGCCGGTATGAAAAGTACTACCCCATCTTCGAGATGGTCGATGTGTTTTTGTATTCAACTCCGGAAACTACGCATAACGCGCCTCATGTGCGGGACGGAATCGATCTCAAACGGTTGATGATGTACGTGGTGGTGGCGCTGATTCCCTGCATCCTCTGGAGCTGGTTCAACACCGGCTATCAAGCCAACCTGGCACTCGCAACAATGGGCGTGGCGAAGGTTGGCTGGCGTTATGATCTCCTGACGGCTCTCAATCTCGGGTCAGATGCAAGCAGCATTCTGGACAATACGGTACATGGGTTCTTGTATTTTCTGCCGATCTATCTGACGACCTTGCTCGTCGGTGGGATATGGGAAGTGGTCTTTTCGACGGTGCGTCGGAAAGAGATCAACGAAGGGTTCCTGGTCACCTCCATGCTTTTCACGCTGACCCTGCCACCCGATATGCCGCTCTGGATGGTCGCCATCGGGATTAGCTTCGGCGTGGTGCTCGGGAAGGAAATCTTCGGTGGGACCGGCAAGAATTTCCTCAACCCCGCCCTGACCGCACGAGCGTTTCTGTTTTTCGCCTATCCTGCCGAAATATCTGGTGACCGGGTGTGGGTGGCGGTAGATGGCTATTCCGGTGCCACCGCGCTCAGTCTTGGGAAAGTCGGCGGCGTAGAGGGGATCACCAGCGGAGGCATGAGCTGGTGGAATGCCTTTATCGGTCTGATGCCGGGATCCATGGGGGAGACCTCTACCCTTGCCTGTCTGCTTGGTGCGGCGTTCCTGATCTATACTCGAGTAGGCTCCTGGCGCATTATCTTTGGGGGCTTTCTGGGAATGGTCGGGGCCTCACTCCTGTTCAATCTGGTCGGCAGCGACACCAACCCCATGGTGGCGATGCCCTGGTACTGGCATCTAGTTCTGGGCGGGTTTGCCTTCGGCATGGTCTTCATGGCCACCGACCCGGTGTCAGCCGCCATGACGAGTACCGGACGCTGGGTTTTCGGCCTCCTGATCGGGGCCATGACCGTGCTGATCCGTGTGGCAAACCCGGCGTTTCCTGAAGGAGTGATGCTCACGATTTTGTTTGCGAATGTGTTCGCGCCTTTGATCGATTATTCGGTCATCCAGCTCAACATCCGACGGAGGCTACGTCGTCATGTCCGCGCCTGA
- a CDS encoding Na(+)-translocating NADH-quinone reductase subunit C yields the protein MSAPEPDSAASAPSGESASRTLLVTFVVCLVCSVVVAGAAVLLRPIQDANQKADLIRNVIAVSGLLTEGLTEEQALQRIDARMIELATGDEVQGIDPDTFSIAKAGKDPEISTALTRKEDVAQIRREPRYLPIYRIVGDNGDLKRLILPVYGYGLWSTMYGFLALEADLRTVQGLRFYQHAETPGLGGEVDNPKWRAQWTGKVLFDDQWKVQVEVTKVEIDSSTPEAQHQVDALAGATITSRGVENLLKFWLSDKGYGPYLAHLRHERS from the coding sequence ATGTCCGCGCCTGAACCAGATTCCGCTGCATCCGCTCCGTCAGGTGAGAGTGCGAGCAGGACGCTGCTGGTCACCTTTGTGGTCTGTCTGGTCTGTTCAGTGGTGGTCGCCGGCGCGGCCGTGCTCCTTCGACCGATTCAGGATGCGAATCAGAAGGCCGACCTCATTCGGAATGTGATCGCGGTTTCCGGTCTCCTCACGGAGGGGCTAACGGAAGAACAAGCACTGCAACGGATTGACGCGCGCATGATCGAATTGGCAACCGGTGATGAGGTGCAGGGGATCGATCCCGACACCTTTAGTATTGCCAAGGCCGGAAAGGACCCCGAGATATCCACTGCACTCACCCGCAAAGAAGATGTGGCGCAGATCAGGCGTGAACCCCGCTATCTGCCGATCTATCGAATTGTCGGTGACAACGGCGACTTGAAGAGACTCATTCTGCCGGTGTACGGCTACGGACTCTGGTCCACGATGTACGGGTTTCTTGCGCTTGAGGCGGATCTGCGCACGGTGCAGGGCCTCCGCTTTTATCAGCATGCCGAGACCCCTGGGCTCGGAGGAGAGGTCGACAATCCCAAGTGGCGGGCACAATGGACGGGCAAAGTCCTATTTGACGATCAATGGAAGGTGCAGGTTGAAGTCACGAAGGTGGAGATTGACAGTTCCACCCCCGAAGCGCAACATCAAGTCGACGCCCTCGCCGGCGCCACTATCACCTCACGAGGGGTGGAAAACTTATTGAAATTCTGGCTGAGCGACAAAGGATATGGGCCGTACCTTGCCCATTTGCGACACGAAAGGAGCTGA
- a CDS encoding NADH:ubiquinone reductase (Na(+)-transporting) subunit D → MSYEHRKILFEPIVDNNPVILQVLGICSALAVTTKLSTTVTMCIALTVVTALSNAAISVIRNHIPSSIRIIVQMTIISSLVIVTDQFLKAYAFTISKELSVFVGLIITNCIVMGRAEAYAMKHPPLPSFLDGLGNGLGYSALLLVIGAIRELFGSGSLFGYPILPLDRDGGWYVPNGLLLLPPSAFFLIGMIIWVVRSWKPAQVEQPEFRIYHAHRPEVAS, encoded by the coding sequence ATGTCGTACGAACATCGCAAAATTCTTTTTGAGCCGATCGTCGACAATAACCCGGTTATTTTACAAGTCTTAGGGATTTGTTCGGCATTGGCCGTGACGACGAAGCTCTCTACCACGGTCACGATGTGCATCGCACTGACCGTCGTCACCGCCCTCTCCAATGCCGCCATTAGTGTGATCCGTAATCATATCCCGAGCAGCATCCGCATCATCGTGCAGATGACCATTATTTCGTCGCTGGTCATCGTGACCGATCAGTTCCTCAAAGCCTATGCATTTACCATCAGCAAGGAGCTGTCGGTCTTCGTCGGGTTGATTATCACCAATTGTATCGTCATGGGACGCGCAGAAGCCTATGCGATGAAGCATCCACCGCTTCCGAGCTTCCTTGATGGCCTCGGTAACGGCCTCGGCTATAGCGCACTGTTACTCGTCATCGGGGCGATACGCGAACTCTTCGGGTCCGGTTCTCTGTTCGGGTATCCGATCCTCCCTCTCGATCGGGATGGAGGGTGGTATGTGCCGAACGGCTTGCTGCTTCTTCCTCCGAGTGCGTTTTTCTTGATCGGCATGATCATTTGGGTGGTGCGCTCCTGGAAGCCTGCACAGGTCGAGCAACCTGAATTCCGGATCTATCACGCGCATCGTCCAGAGGTGGCCTCATGA
- the nqrE gene encoding NADH:ubiquinone reductase (Na(+)-transporting) subunit E has translation MTELINLFIKAVFVENLALTFFLGMCTFLAVSKQIATALGLGIAVVVVQTLTVPINNVIYQFLIRDGALEWAGLSEMNLNFLGLISYISVIAAVVQVLEMFLDRHVPSLYNSLGIFLPLITVNCAILGGSLFMVERDYSFSESVTYGVGSGVGWALAIVAMAGVREKLKYSDIPAGLQGLGVAFITAGLMALGFMAFSGIQL, from the coding sequence ATGACTGAGCTCATCAATCTGTTTATCAAAGCGGTCTTCGTCGAGAATCTTGCGCTGACGTTTTTCCTCGGCATGTGCACGTTTCTGGCCGTCTCGAAACAAATCGCTACCGCGCTCGGACTCGGCATTGCTGTGGTCGTCGTTCAAACCCTGACCGTCCCGATCAATAATGTCATCTACCAGTTTCTGATCCGTGATGGAGCCCTGGAATGGGCGGGGCTCTCTGAGATGAATCTGAATTTCCTCGGGCTCATCAGCTATATCAGCGTCATTGCGGCGGTCGTACAGGTACTCGAAATGTTTCTCGACCGGCACGTCCCGTCACTGTACAACTCGCTGGGGATCTTTTTGCCGCTGATTACCGTCAACTGCGCCATTCTCGGAGGCAGTCTGTTCATGGTGGAACGTGACTATTCTTTTAGCGAGAGCGTGACCTATGGTGTCGGTTCTGGTGTCGGGTGGGCGCTCGCGATCGTGGCGATGGCAGGGGTGCGGGAGAAGCTCAAGTATTCCGATATCCCCGCTGGCCTGCAGGGGCTGGGCGTCGCCTTCATCACCGCGGGGTTGATGGCTCTCGGGTTCATGGCTTTTTCTGGAATTCAACTCTAA